The Halogranum gelatinilyticum genome contains a region encoding:
- a CDS encoding plastocyanin/azurin family copper-binding protein, whose product MTDGNAGLSRRGFLTAAGTAVAAAGTAAAQEDGNTTAGNETTTASGNQTMSGNETASGDESAGGSGSGSSGGVEREVIVGPEGELVFDPETVEVTPGSTVTWVWESDNHNVVPDGELPEGASWEGTGGDSETFDTGYEYSHTFTELGTYDYVCVPHASVGMVGAVEVVEELSSGGGEGGGSNIPQVPDSAKSLGVATTFSMISVLGLAYFFMKYGGDYETPDN is encoded by the coding sequence ATGACTGACGGCAACGCAGGTCTCTCGCGGCGTGGCTTCCTGACGGCAGCGGGGACCGCAGTGGCGGCAGCCGGGACCGCGGCCGCCCAGGAAGACGGCAACACGACGGCAGGCAACGAGACGACGACCGCAAGCGGCAATCAGACGATGTCCGGCAACGAGACCGCAAGCGGCGACGAGTCCGCGGGCGGCTCCGGCTCCGGCTCCAGCGGTGGCGTCGAGCGGGAAGTCATCGTCGGTCCCGAGGGCGAACTCGTCTTCGACCCCGAGACGGTCGAGGTCACCCCCGGCTCGACGGTCACGTGGGTCTGGGAGTCCGACAACCACAACGTCGTCCCCGACGGTGAACTCCCCGAGGGTGCCTCGTGGGAAGGAACCGGCGGCGACAGTGAGACGTTCGACACGGGCTACGAGTACAGCCACACCTTCACGGAACTCGGCACGTACGACTACGTCTGTGTCCCGCACGCCAGCGTCGGCATGGTCGGTGCCGTCGAGGTCGTCGAGGAACTCTCCTCGGGCGGCGGCGAGGGTGGCGGCTCGAACATCCCGCAGGTGCCCGACAGCGCGAAGTCTCTCGGCGTCGCGACGACGTTCTCGATGATCTCGGTGCTCGGCCTCGCGTACTTCTTCATGAAGTACGGCGGCGACTACGAGACGCCCGACAACTGA
- a CDS encoding glycosyltransferase, translated as MRVAFVAMTTAYHDETPATRRTRRIARHLAASGHEVTVLCSRWWEGTIPEFEHEDVLYRSITAESDARKFASKLPFALKNCSPDVVHAVNTPPSAVVAAKTTARLLRVPVVVDWWADGAGSKKNYRRAATGADAVVTPSETVRTRVREYGAAEDDVRVIPESIDLSLVREADVDDRADVVYARDLDEGANVESFLLALAELRDRDWQAAVIGDGPERERAETTARDLRIDDRVDFLGDLADEERVPILKGAHVFAQTAEREAFPTNLLWALACGCVGIVEYQAGSSAHELVEGKARGKLVTSPQELADEIVASGGMERQTVNEDYASFDHSEVLQRYLDCYTEVVDDYGFF; from the coding sequence ATGCGAGTCGCGTTCGTGGCGATGACGACGGCGTATCACGACGAGACGCCGGCAACCCGCCGGACGCGACGGATCGCCCGACATCTCGCCGCCAGCGGCCACGAGGTCACGGTGCTCTGTTCTCGCTGGTGGGAGGGAACCATCCCCGAGTTCGAACACGAGGACGTCCTGTACCGGTCGATCACGGCCGAATCCGACGCGAGGAAGTTCGCCTCCAAACTCCCCTTCGCGCTGAAGAACTGTTCGCCCGACGTCGTCCACGCGGTCAACACGCCGCCCTCCGCGGTCGTCGCCGCCAAGACCACGGCCCGACTGCTCCGGGTGCCCGTCGTCGTCGACTGGTGGGCCGACGGTGCCGGCTCGAAGAAGAACTACCGCCGAGCGGCGACGGGAGCCGACGCGGTCGTCACCCCCTCGGAGACGGTCCGCACGCGGGTTCGGGAGTACGGGGCCGCGGAGGACGACGTCCGCGTGATTCCCGAGAGCATCGATCTCTCGCTCGTCCGCGAGGCCGACGTCGACGACCGCGCCGACGTCGTCTACGCCCGCGACCTCGACGAGGGGGCCAACGTCGAGTCGTTTCTCCTCGCGCTCGCCGAGTTGCGGGACCGCGACTGGCAGGCCGCCGTCATCGGCGACGGTCCCGAACGCGAGCGTGCGGAGACGACCGCCCGCGACCTCCGCATCGACGACCGCGTCGACTTCCTCGGCGACCTCGCTGACGAGGAGCGCGTCCCGATTCTGAAAGGCGCGCACGTCTTCGCACAGACCGCCGAGCGCGAGGCGTTCCCGACGAACCTGCTGTGGGCACTCGCCTGCGGCTGTGTCGGCATCGTCGAGTACCAGGCCGGGTCGAGTGCCCACGAACTGGTCGAGGGCAAGGCCCGCGGCAAGCTGGTCACCAGCCCACAGGAACTCGCCGACGAGATCGTCGCCTCCGGCGGGATGGAGCGACAGACGGTCAACGAGGACTACGCGTCGTTCGACCACAGCGAGGTGCTCCAGCGGTATCTCGACTGTTACACCGAGGTCGTCGACGACTACGGCTTCTTCTGA
- a CDS encoding S9 family peptidase produces the protein MYDIERYLNIRSAYGASFSPSGETLSFLMDTTGTSQVWSVDAPGAWPEQHTFYDERVTFASWSPERRELAFGMDEGGNERAQLYLLGPDTGEVTNLTQRPDAKHRWGGWSHDGDRFAFASNRRDNSVFDIYVQGRDEVGNDAELVHEGDGWLTVGGWSPDDTKLVVTEAYSNFDQDVYVFDLEAGELTHLTPHEGTIRYQSVSWGPAGENLYLVTDDGSDTLYLARLNLETRELTTVEEGGEWELDGVAIDHDTGHLVYSQNVDGYTELTTGRLANPDTIEAFPQPELSQGIAGGVSFGPDAEQFALTVTGSADNTNVYVVEMETGDVERWTYAATAGIPRETFVEPELVHYPTFDGRQIPAFFTLPETDTGHGETPVIVDIHGGPESQRRPSFSGVKQYLVNNGYAVFEPNVRGSAGYGKAYGHLDDVENRMDSVKDIQAAVEWLHDHPAVDAERVVAMGGSYGGFMVLAALTEYPELWAAGIDIVGIANFVTFLENTGDWRRELREAEYGSLEEDREFLESISPINNIESIQAPLFVLHGANDPRVPVSEAEQIVEKAREQDVPVRKLVFDDEGHGFSKLENRVQAYTEIVDFLEEHV, from the coding sequence ATGTACGACATCGAACGCTATCTCAACATCCGCAGTGCCTACGGCGCGTCGTTCTCGCCGAGCGGCGAGACCCTCTCGTTTCTGATGGACACGACCGGGACATCTCAGGTCTGGAGCGTCGACGCGCCCGGCGCGTGGCCCGAGCAACACACCTTCTACGACGAGCGGGTCACCTTCGCCTCCTGGTCGCCCGAACGCCGCGAACTCGCCTTCGGGATGGACGAGGGCGGCAACGAGCGCGCCCAACTCTATCTGCTCGGCCCGGACACCGGCGAGGTGACGAACCTGACCCAACGCCCGGACGCCAAACACCGCTGGGGCGGCTGGAGCCACGACGGCGACCGCTTCGCCTTCGCCTCGAACCGCCGTGACAACTCGGTGTTCGACATCTACGTGCAGGGCCGCGACGAGGTCGGCAACGACGCCGAACTCGTCCACGAGGGCGACGGCTGGCTCACCGTCGGCGGCTGGAGTCCCGACGACACGAAGCTCGTCGTCACCGAGGCCTACTCCAACTTCGACCAGGACGTCTATGTCTTCGACCTCGAGGCGGGCGAACTGACCCATCTCACGCCGCACGAGGGGACGATTCGGTATCAGAGCGTCTCGTGGGGGCCTGCGGGCGAGAACCTCTATCTCGTCACCGACGACGGCTCGGACACCCTCTATCTCGCGCGGCTGAACCTCGAAACCCGCGAACTGACGACCGTCGAAGAGGGTGGCGAGTGGGAACTCGACGGCGTCGCCATCGACCACGACACCGGCCATCTCGTCTACTCGCAGAACGTCGACGGCTACACCGAGTTGACCACGGGACGCCTCGCCAACCCCGACACCATCGAGGCGTTCCCCCAGCCGGAACTCTCCCAGGGTATCGCCGGAGGCGTCAGCTTCGGTCCCGACGCCGAGCAGTTCGCGCTCACCGTCACGGGCAGTGCCGACAACACCAACGTCTACGTCGTCGAGATGGAGACCGGAGACGTCGAGCGGTGGACCTACGCCGCGACGGCGGGCATCCCGCGCGAGACGTTCGTCGAACCCGAACTCGTCCACTATCCGACGTTCGACGGGCGGCAGATTCCGGCGTTCTTCACGCTGCCCGAGACGGACACCGGTCACGGCGAGACGCCGGTCATCGTCGACATCCACGGCGGCCCCGAGTCCCAGCGGCGGCCCTCCTTCAGCGGCGTCAAACAGTATCTCGTCAACAACGGTTACGCCGTCTTCGAGCCGAACGTCCGCGGCTCGGCGGGCTACGGGAAGGCCTACGGCCATCTCGACGACGTCGAGAACCGGATGGACTCGGTGAAAGACATCCAGGCGGCCGTCGAGTGGCTCCACGACCACCCCGCCGTCGACGCCGAGCGCGTCGTCGCGATGGGCGGCTCCTACGGCGGCTTCATGGTACTCGCCGCGCTGACCGAGTATCCCGAACTGTGGGCGGCCGGTATCGACATCGTCGGCATCGCCAACTTCGTCACGTTCCTCGAGAACACGGGCGACTGGCGGCGCGAACTCCGTGAGGCCGAATACGGCTCGCTGGAGGAGGACCGCGAGTTCCTCGAATCCATCTCGCCGATCAACAACATCGAGTCCATCCAGGCCCCGCTGTTCGTGCTCCACGGCGCGAACGACCCGCGAGTCCCCGTGAGCGAGGCCGAACAGATCGTCGAGAAGGCCCGCGAGCAGGACGTCCCAGTCCGAAAGCTCGTCTTCGACGACGAGGGCCACGGCTTCTCGAAGCTGGAGAATCGCGTGCAGGCCTACACGGAGATCGTCGACTTCCTCGAAGAGCACGTCTGA
- a CDS encoding cobalamin B12-binding domain-containing protein: MSADAEQRAIRCLVAKVGLDGHDRGAHVIARAFRDAGFEVIYSGLHRAPEEIVQAAVQEDVDVLGISILSGAHNTLVPKVIEGLKEYEAFEDTLIIVGGIVPDDDRAKLKELGVAEIFGPGTPMKETIEFVRNNVHDRD; encoded by the coding sequence ATGAGCGCAGACGCAGAACAACGAGCCATTCGGTGTCTCGTCGCGAAAGTCGGACTGGACGGCCACGACCGCGGGGCACACGTCATCGCTCGCGCTTTCCGCGACGCAGGCTTCGAGGTCATCTACTCCGGCCTCCACCGCGCACCCGAAGAGATCGTGCAGGCGGCGGTCCAAGAGGACGTCGACGTGCTCGGCATCTCCATCCTCTCGGGTGCCCACAACACGCTCGTCCCGAAGGTCATCGAGGGGCTGAAGGAGTACGAGGCCTTCGAGGACACCCTCATCATCGTCGGCGGCATCGTCCCCGACGACGACCGCGCGAAGCTGAAGGAGCTCGGCGTCGCCGAGATCTTCGGTCCGGGAACCCCGATGAAAGAGACCATCGAGTTCGTCCGCAACAACGTCCACGACCGCGACTGA
- the meaB gene encoding methylmalonyl Co-A mutase-associated GTPase MeaB gives MAQHAAQSDLVDELLDGKHRALARVITKIENRSPGYREIVSALHEHTGDAEVIGITGSPGAGKSTLVDKLAAAYREAGLTVGIIAVDPSSPFTGGAVLGDRIRMASNVGDMDVFFRSMSARGQLGGLSTATADAVKALDAFGKDKVIIETVGAGQNEVDIVRTADTVTVLVQPGSGDDVQMLKAGILEIGDVFVVNKADMPSADRTVAELEEMIHMRDDPTAMLDLGHHGFEEPEVAGNGEREDGDDETETERWTPQVVTTVAKDGEGVATLIETLDDHYAYLESTGRLDAKARMRYAEEIRQLLREDTAGLLERELDRRGGVESFAAAVHDRETDPYTVVDDLIGPLRDCLDEQRE, from the coding sequence ATGGCACAGCACGCTGCACAGAGTGACCTCGTCGACGAACTGCTCGACGGCAAACACCGTGCGTTGGCGCGGGTCATCACGAAGATCGAGAACCGCTCGCCCGGCTACCGCGAGATCGTCTCGGCGCTCCACGAACACACCGGCGACGCCGAGGTCATCGGCATCACGGGCAGTCCCGGCGCGGGCAAGTCGACGCTCGTCGACAAGCTCGCCGCCGCCTACCGTGAAGCGGGGCTGACAGTCGGCATCATCGCCGTCGACCCCTCCTCGCCCTTCACCGGGGGTGCCGTCCTCGGCGACCGTATCCGGATGGCCTCGAACGTCGGCGACATGGACGTCTTCTTCCGGTCGATGAGTGCTCGCGGCCAACTCGGCGGGCTGTCGACCGCGACGGCGGACGCCGTCAAGGCGCTCGACGCCTTCGGCAAGGACAAGGTCATCATCGAGACGGTCGGTGCCGGCCAGAACGAGGTCGACATCGTCCGCACCGCCGACACCGTGACCGTGCTCGTCCAGCCCGGCAGCGGCGACGACGTCCAGATGCTGAAGGCCGGAATCCTCGAAATCGGCGACGTCTTCGTCGTCAACAAGGCCGATATGCCGAGTGCCGACCGCACGGTCGCCGAACTGGAGGAGATGATCCATATGCGCGACGACCCGACCGCGATGCTCGACCTCGGCCACCACGGCTTCGAGGAGCCGGAAGTCGCAGGCAACGGTGAGCGTGAGGACGGCGACGATGAGACCGAAACGGAACGCTGGACCCCGCAGGTCGTCACCACCGTCGCCAAGGACGGCGAGGGCGTCGCGACCCTCATCGAGACGCTCGACGACCACTACGCCTATCTCGAATCGACCGGCCGCCTCGACGCGAAGGCGCGGATGCGCTACGCCGAAGAGATCCGCCAGCTCCTCCGGGAGGACACCGCGGGCTTGCTCGAACGCGAACTCGACCGTCGCGGCGGCGTCGAGTCGTTCGCCGCGGCCGTCCACGACCGCGAGACCGACCCCTACACCGTCGTCGACGACCTGATCGGGCCGCTCCGGGACTGTCTGGACGAACAGCGCGAGTGA
- a CDS encoding alpha/beta fold hydrolase → MNLRRAAGLALAGVGATALANRALHGRAGELEAPLAGEQRTYRWRGMDVAYTEAGDPDDPDLVLLHGINAAGSSGEFREVFSALADEYHVVAPDLPGFGLSDRPPLRYSAALYEDFVADFLGEFDSPRVLASSLTSAYVVAVANRLDLSRLVLVCPTARGGPDPNQAVRELVRAPVVGDLLFNAITSKPSIRYFNADHGYYDMDSVTDDWMDYEWRTAHQPNARFAPASFISGYLNSEIDLGETLAALDVPVTLVWGREADITPLSDGRKLADEADARLVVFDDAKLLPHVEHPGAFLDTVREELAADAA, encoded by the coding sequence ATGAACCTCCGCCGAGCAGCCGGTCTTGCACTCGCAGGTGTCGGAGCGACCGCACTCGCCAACCGCGCCCTCCACGGCCGGGCGGGCGAACTCGAAGCACCCCTCGCCGGTGAACAGCGGACCTACCGCTGGCGCGGGATGGACGTCGCCTACACGGAGGCGGGTGACCCCGACGACCCGGACCTCGTCCTCCTCCACGGCATCAACGCCGCTGGCTCCAGCGGCGAGTTCCGCGAGGTCTTCTCGGCACTCGCCGACGAGTACCACGTCGTCGCCCCCGACCTCCCCGGCTTCGGTCTGTCCGACCGGCCGCCGCTTCGCTACTCCGCGGCACTCTACGAGGACTTCGTCGCCGACTTCCTCGGCGAGTTCGACTCGCCGCGCGTCCTCGCCTCGTCGCTGACGAGTGCCTACGTCGTCGCCGTCGCCAACCGACTCGACCTCTCGCGGCTCGTCCTCGTCTGTCCGACCGCCCGCGGCGGTCCCGACCCGAACCAGGCAGTCCGCGAACTCGTCCGCGCGCCCGTCGTCGGCGACCTGCTGTTCAACGCCATCACGTCGAAGCCGTCGATCCGCTACTTCAACGCCGACCACGGCTACTACGACATGGATTCGGTGACCGACGACTGGATGGATTACGAGTGGCGCACCGCCCACCAGCCGAACGCCCGCTTCGCGCCCGCCTCGTTCATTAGCGGCTATCTCAACTCCGAGATCGACCTCGGCGAGACGCTCGCCGCGCTCGACGTCCCGGTCACGCTCGTCTGGGGCCGCGAGGCCGACATCACGCCGCTGTCCGACGGGCGGAAACTCGCCGACGAAGCCGACGCGCGGCTCGTCGTCTTCGACGACGCGAAACTGCTCCCGCACGTCGAGCATCCGGGTGCCTTCCTCGACACAGTGCGCGAGGAACTCGCGGCCGACGCGGCGTAA
- a CDS encoding Zn-ribbon domain-containing OB-fold protein, with protein sequence MTDAGYDDWLDAIDAGDGFYLACEAGHGSLPPRRVCPHCGSPELSEEPLPETGEVETYTVVHVPPPNFAHEAPYATVIADFGGVRLTGVLGSDAVDDVEVGSAVEAGAAANEADDSRMVRFSLR encoded by the coding sequence ATGACCGACGCTGGCTACGACGACTGGCTCGACGCGATCGACGCTGGCGACGGCTTCTATCTCGCCTGCGAGGCTGGCCACGGCTCGCTGCCGCCCCGACGGGTCTGTCCGCACTGCGGCTCGCCAGAGCTCTCGGAGGAACCGCTGCCGGAGACCGGAGAGGTCGAGACGTACACCGTCGTCCACGTCCCGCCGCCGAACTTCGCGCACGAAGCACCGTATGCGACGGTCATCGCGGACTTCGGCGGCGTCCGGCTGACCGGCGTCCTCGGCAGCGACGCCGTCGACGACGTCGAAGTCGGCTCGGCGGTCGAAGCCGGGGCCGCGGCCAACGAGGCCGACGACAGCCGGATGGTCCGGTTCAGTCTGCGCTGA
- a CDS encoding thiolase domain-containing protein: MTGVRVAGVGLTHFGSHPDRTGRDLFAEAALAAREDAGVPRDHIEQLNYGNFMGAIAERQGHQGPLMAEAAGLGCPATRYEQACASAGVAAREAVRSIRSGENDVVLAGGMERMTNLDTDGATEALAIAADELHEVRSGVTFPGAYALMAKAYFSQYGGEREDLAHIAVKNHANALDNEYAQFQKEITVEQALDAPIVAEPLGLYDACPITDGASALVLVSDDYAEEHGLDAPVSITGTGQGGDKMALQDRDYLARTPAATEAAEEAYADAGVGPEDIEVAEVHDCFTIAEVLALESLGFYEPGEGIGAARRGETTIDGDRPINLSGGLKAKGHPVGATGGSQLVEMTRLLRGDHPNSDAVSDARVGLTHNAGGTVASAVVHVLEVGR; encoded by the coding sequence ATGACTGGCGTACGAGTCGCCGGGGTCGGTCTGACCCATTTCGGGAGTCACCCCGACCGGACGGGCCGTGACCTCTTCGCCGAGGCCGCACTCGCGGCTCGCGAGGACGCAGGCGTCCCCCGCGACCACATCGAACAGCTGAACTACGGCAACTTCATGGGCGCAATCGCCGAGCGGCAGGGCCACCAGGGACCGCTCATGGCGGAGGCGGCGGGTCTCGGCTGCCCGGCCACCCGCTACGAACAGGCCTGTGCCTCCGCGGGCGTCGCCGCCCGCGAGGCCGTCCGGAGCATCCGCTCGGGCGAGAACGACGTGGTACTCGCCGGTGGGATGGAGCGGATGACCAACCTCGACACCGACGGCGCGACCGAGGCACTCGCCATCGCCGCCGACGAACTCCACGAGGTCCGCTCGGGCGTCACCTTCCCCGGTGCCTACGCGCTCATGGCGAAGGCGTACTTCTCGCAGTACGGCGGCGAGCGCGAGGACCTCGCGCACATCGCGGTCAAGAACCACGCCAACGCCCTCGACAACGAGTACGCACAGTTCCAGAAGGAGATCACCGTCGAACAGGCACTCGACGCCCCCATCGTCGCCGAGCCGCTGGGACTCTACGACGCTTGCCCCATCACCGACGGCGCGAGCGCGCTCGTCCTCGTCAGCGACGACTACGCGGAGGAACACGGTCTCGACGCGCCCGTCTCCATCACGGGGACGGGGCAGGGCGGCGACAAGATGGCGTTGCAGGACCGCGACTATCTCGCCCGGACGCCCGCCGCGACGGAGGCGGCCGAGGAGGCCTACGCCGACGCCGGTGTCGGTCCCGAGGACATCGAAGTCGCGGAGGTCCACGACTGCTTCACCATCGCGGAGGTGCTCGCGCTCGAATCGCTCGGCTTCTACGAACCAGGCGAGGGAATCGGCGCGGCCCGCCGCGGCGAGACCACCATCGACGGCGACCGCCCTATCAACCTCTCGGGCGGCTTGAAGGCGAAGGGCCACCCCGTCGGCGCGACGGGCGGCAGCCAGCTCGTCGAAATGACCCGACTGCTGCGCGGCGACCATCCCAACAGCGACGCCGTTTCGGACGCCCGCGTCGGTCTCACCCACAACGCGGGTGGCACCGTCGCGAGTGCGGTCGTTCACGTCTTGGAGGTGGGCCGATGA
- a CDS encoding nucleotide-binding protein produces MATGRVYAVAGAKGGVGKTTTSLNLGAALAAAGRSVVVVELDLAMANFADFLALDVDPETDTTVHDVLAGDAAVADAVYDAPGGFSVVPSGTTLDGFAKTDVDGVGDVLLTLREEYEVVLLDTGAGLSHETLLPLALADETLLVSSPRVASVRDAEKTKQLAARVGGTVAGVVFVRSGTGNSPPVDRIADFLDVPMFGHVPEDESVPASQDAGRPVVAEAPDSEAAAAYVAIAGRLARRDAVAADRGELASNAVRVRQETARHRGGFVFPEGESPEAGDTDTAAATATATATSETDDPDSAGDETDGSDSTGGETDAPDSVEDETDTREPDERPASAADTGSTQPDEPTQSDDSTQSNETAQANETARPDQSAPSPTAVQSSDGTGGKGEPSDGTGGKGEPSDETDRNTADGGLRTRVGAVLQSVRQSF; encoded by the coding sequence ATGGCAACGGGACGTGTGTACGCCGTCGCGGGCGCGAAGGGGGGCGTCGGCAAGACGACGACGAGTCTCAACCTCGGAGCGGCACTCGCCGCCGCCGGTCGCTCGGTCGTCGTCGTGGAACTGGATCTCGCGATGGCGAACTTCGCAGACTTTCTCGCACTCGACGTCGACCCGGAGACCGATACGACCGTCCACGACGTGCTCGCGGGCGACGCCGCCGTCGCCGACGCCGTCTACGACGCACCCGGCGGGTTCAGCGTCGTCCCGAGCGGGACGACCCTCGACGGCTTCGCGAAGACGGACGTCGACGGCGTCGGCGACGTGCTTCTCACGCTGCGCGAGGAGTACGAGGTCGTCCTGCTCGACACCGGCGCGGGGCTGAGCCACGAGACGCTCTTACCGCTCGCACTGGCCGACGAGACACTGCTCGTCTCCTCGCCACGCGTCGCCTCGGTCCGCGACGCCGAGAAGACGAAACAGCTCGCCGCCCGCGTCGGTGGCACCGTCGCGGGCGTCGTCTTCGTCCGGTCGGGGACGGGTAACTCGCCGCCGGTCGACCGCATCGCCGACTTCCTCGACGTGCCGATGTTCGGCCACGTCCCCGAGGACGAGTCGGTGCCTGCGTCGCAGGACGCCGGACGGCCGGTCGTGGCGGAGGCTCCCGACAGCGAGGCGGCGGCGGCCTACGTCGCCATCGCGGGGCGACTCGCCCGGCGTGATGCGGTCGCCGCCGACCGCGGCGAACTCGCCTCGAACGCCGTCCGCGTCCGACAGGAGACCGCCCGACACCGCGGCGGGTTCGTCTTCCCCGAGGGCGAGTCGCCGGAGGCAGGCGATACCGACACCGCTGCCGCCACAGCGACCGCGACGGCGACGAGCGAGACCGACGACCCCGACTCGGCAGGGGACGAGACCGACGGCTCCGATTCGACGGGAGGCGAAACTGACGCCCCCGACTCGGTGGAGGACGAAACCGACACGCGGGAGCCGGACGAGCGACCCGCGTCGGCGGCAGACACCGGCTCGACGCAGCCCGACGAGCCGACGCAGTCTGACGACTCGACACAGTCCAACGAGACGGCGCAGGCCAACGAGACGGCGCGACCCGACCAGTCCGCACCGTCGCCGACGGCCGTACAGTCGAGCGACGGAACAGGCGGAAAAGGAGAGCCGAGCGACGGAACAGGCGGAAAAGGAGAGCCGAGCGACGAGACGGACCGGAACACGGCGGACGGTGGGCTTCGGACCCGCGTCGGTGCGGTGCTCCAGAGCGTCCGGCAGTCGTTCTGA
- a CDS encoding long-chain-fatty-acid--CoA ligase: MEKPLLVTEFLDRARRHYGDKEAVLATTGERYTYDELGERADGFAAALQARGIGKGDRVAVLDPNTHYHLEAAYGAMQVGAVHTPLNYRLVPKDFEYILNDAGVTAIYADHELAEKIEAVRDDVPTEVFITNDVDAVEGQWESFDDIVAESTDYERPEMAEDEVITINYTSGTTGDPKGVCRTHRTETLHAYLITAHQEISDDDVYLWTLPMFHVNGWGHIYAITGNGARHICTRGIDAGEIFERIQTEDVSYFCAAPTVLNMLGEYHEEHEPATVGANPVRVATAGAAPPEATIRTVEDEFGWYLKHVYGATETGPLITTSDARRFFDQESPDRFAVKKSQGIGYLGTEVRVVDDDGEDVARDGATVGEIVVRGNQVMDGYWEKPEATAEAFDDRVEGYYHMGDLATVDEDGFITIQDRKKDIIISGGENISSIELEDTLFEHEAVADVAVIPVPSEKWGETPKAFLVPANGDPENPGVTAEEIKDFCRERIASYKVPGEVAFVAELPKTATGKIQKYELREQEWEGEERLVGEG, translated from the coding sequence ATGGAGAAACCCCTCCTCGTGACCGAGTTTCTGGACAGAGCGCGGCGACACTACGGCGACAAAGAGGCGGTGTTGGCGACGACGGGCGAACGGTACACGTACGACGAGTTGGGCGAGCGCGCCGACGGCTTCGCGGCGGCTCTGCAGGCGCGCGGCATCGGGAAGGGCGATCGGGTGGCCGTCTTGGACCCGAACACCCACTACCATCTCGAAGCCGCCTACGGCGCGATGCAGGTCGGGGCGGTCCACACCCCGCTGAACTACCGACTCGTGCCCAAGGACTTCGAGTATATCCTGAACGACGCGGGGGTGACGGCCATCTACGCCGACCACGAACTGGCGGAGAAAATCGAGGCGGTCCGCGACGACGTGCCGACGGAGGTGTTCATCACCAACGACGTCGACGCCGTCGAGGGACAGTGGGAGTCCTTCGACGATATCGTCGCCGAGTCGACCGACTACGAGCGGCCGGAGATGGCCGAAGACGAGGTCATCACCATCAACTACACGTCGGGGACGACCGGCGACCCGAAGGGTGTCTGCCGCACCCACCGGACGGAGACGCTCCACGCCTATCTCATCACGGCCCACCAGGAGATCAGTGACGACGACGTCTATCTCTGGACGCTGCCGATGTTCCACGTCAACGGCTGGGGCCACATCTACGCGATCACCGGCAACGGGGCGCGACATATCTGCACCCGCGGCATCGACGCGGGCGAGATATTCGAGCGGATTCAAACGGAGGACGTCTCGTACTTCTGTGCCGCCCCGACGGTGCTCAACATGCTCGGGGAGTACCACGAGGAGCACGAACCGGCCACTGTCGGCGCGAACCCCGTCCGGGTCGCGACGGCTGGAGCCGCACCGCCGGAGGCGACCATCCGCACCGTCGAAGACGAGTTCGGCTGGTATCTCAAACACGTCTACGGCGCGACGGAGACGGGGCCGCTCATCACGACGTCCGACGCCCGACGCTTCTTCGACCAGGAGAGTCCGGACCGCTTTGCGGTGAAGAAGAGCCAGGGCATCGGCTATCTCGGCACCGAAGTCCGCGTCGTCGACGACGACGGCGAGGACGTCGCCCGCGACGGGGCGACCGTCGGCGAAATCGTCGTCCGCGGTAACCAGGTGATGGACGGCTACTGGGAGAAACCCGAGGCGACGGCGGAGGCCTTCGACGACCGCGTGGAGGGCTACTACCACATGGGCGACCTCGCGACCGTCGACGAGGACGGCTTCATCACCATCCAAGACCGCAAGAAGGACATTATCATCTCCGGCGGCGAGAACATCTCCAGCATCGAACTGGAGGACACCCTGTTCGAACACGAGGCGGTTGCCGACGTCGCCGTGATTCCGGTGCCCTCGGAGAAGTGGGGCGAGACGCCGAAGGCGTTCCTCGTGCCCGCCAACGGCGACCCCGAGAACCCCGGCGTCACCGCCGAGGAGATCAAAGACTTCTGCCGCGAACGCATCGCCTCCTACAAGGTGCCCGGCGAGGTCGCGTTCGTCGCCGAGTTGCCGAAGACGGCGACCGGGAAGATTCAGAAGTACGAACTGCGCGAGCAGGAGTGGGAGGGCGAAGAGCGACTCGTCGGCGAGGGATAG
- a CDS encoding DUF7576 family protein, with product MALSEYTGRTPRGYDQETTVERVAPHQRWDVDGERQGDCSNCGDELQLREKHLLVTLTRKPGRNAERHHLCGQPCLDEWLVD from the coding sequence ATGGCACTCTCGGAGTACACCGGCCGGACGCCGCGCGGCTACGACCAGGAGACGACCGTCGAGCGCGTCGCCCCCCACCAACGGTGGGACGTCGACGGCGAACGACAGGGTGACTGCAGCAACTGCGGCGACGAACTCCAGTTGCGCGAGAAGCATCTGCTCGTGACGCTCACGCGAAAGCCGGGACGGAACGCCGAACGACACCATCTCTGCGGCCAGCCCTGTCTGGACGAGTGGCTCGTCGACTAA